In Campylobacter sp. VBCF_01 NA2, one DNA window encodes the following:
- a CDS encoding UDP-N-acetylmuramate dehydrogenase, with product MAKIYKEIDFSKYSSVKIGGVEKVEILDENSEFNGFVVGGANNLLISPNPPQIGILDDKFDFIALDGDILKIGAKTKSGKIYNFAKRQNLANFEFLKNIPGTLGGLLTMNAGLMGFEISQNLLSVRTSLGEFGKDELNFAYRHSEIKGIILEAKFRVSRGFDATLSEAIAQKRANQPKGASFGSCFKNPQGDSAGRLIEAVGLKGFRVGNCGFSEIHANFLINYGGATYFEAITLINLAKMRVKAEFGVDLHEEVVIL from the coding sequence ATGGCGAAAATTTATAAGGAAATTGATTTTTCAAAATATAGTTCGGTGAAAATCGGTGGCGTGGAAAAAGTTGAAATTTTAGACGAAAACAGCGAATTTAACGGCTTTGTCGTGGGTGGGGCAAATAATCTTTTAATCTCGCCAAATCCGCCACAAATCGGCATTTTAGATGATAAATTTGATTTCATCGCACTTGACGGCGACATTTTAAAAATCGGCGCAAAAACAAAAAGCGGTAAAATTTACAACTTCGCAAAACGGCAAAATCTCGCAAATTTCGAGTTTTTAAAAAATATCCCGGGCACACTTGGCGGACTTCTTACGATGAACGCAGGACTTATGGGCTTTGAAATTAGCCAAAATTTGCTAAGCGTTCGCACAAGTCTTGGCGAATTTGGCAAAGACGAGTTAAATTTCGCCTATCGCCACAGCGAAATAAAGGGCATTATTTTGGAAGCCAAATTTAGAGTTTCGCGCGGTTTCGACGCAACCCTTAGCGAAGCAATCGCGCAAAAAAGGGCAAATCAGCCAAAGGGTGCAAGTTTTGGAAGCTGTTTTAAAAATCCGCAGGGCGATAGCGCTGGTAGGCTCATCGAAGCAGTGGGTTTAAAGGGCTTTCGTGTCGGAAACTGCGGATTTAGCGAGATCCACGCAAATTTTCTCATAAACTACGGCGGTGCGACATATTTTGAGGCAATCACGCTCATAAATTTAGCCAAAATGCGCGTAAAAGCCGAATTTGGCGTGGATTTACACGAGGAAGTGGTGATTTTATAG
- a CDS encoding cation diffusion facilitator family transporter, protein MTCKHDFYSHKPIIPSQASHSHSHSHGNSHSHEHFRNHAHSHHDHSHAVGANTNKKMLKICIAITIFAMIFQFVYSIITNSLALLSDTLHMFSHAFALTLSYFAVKISEFSGGNERTFGFFRAEILVAFVNSIMSFGFALFIVYEAVCKLINPESIDAKTLLVAAFIGLVANAMSGLLLIKADMQNINIKSSFIHMMSDLLSSVGVILGAVIVYFTGAFWVDCVLAMMIAFVIGKWSYSLAKDSVNVLLETSPIPIQSIKNEILSHEFVLDTHDIHLSEITHNFYVLTAHIVIERENLDKFSQIICELSQNLMQNLHIAHCTFQPEWS, encoded by the coding sequence ATGACTTGCAAGCACGATTTTTATAGCCATAAACCTATTATCCCAAGCCAAGCGTCGCACTCGCACAGCCACTCTCATGGCAACTCGCACAGCCACGAGCATTTTCGCAACCACGCTCACTCGCACCACGATCACAGCCACGCAGTGGGGGCGAACACAAACAAAAAAATGCTTAAAATTTGTATCGCAATTACGATTTTTGCGATGATTTTTCAATTCGTTTATTCTATCATTACAAATTCTCTCGCACTTTTAAGCGACACGCTCCACATGTTTAGCCACGCTTTTGCCCTAACTCTAAGCTATTTTGCGGTGAAAATTTCAGAATTTAGCGGTGGAAATGAACGGACATTTGGATTTTTTAGAGCTGAGATTTTAGTCGCTTTTGTAAATTCTATTATGAGTTTTGGGTTCGCCCTTTTTATCGTGTATGAGGCTGTGTGCAAACTGATAAACCCTGAAAGCATAGACGCAAAAACCCTTTTGGTGGCTGCTTTTATCGGGCTTGTAGCAAATGCGATGAGCGGACTTTTGCTAATCAAAGCTGATATGCAAAATATAAATATAAAATCCAGTTTCATACACATGATGAGCGATTTGCTAAGCTCGGTTGGCGTTATTTTGGGTGCTGTGATTGTGTATTTTACGGGTGCGTTTTGGGTGGATTGCGTTTTGGCTATGATGATTGCCTTTGTGATTGGAAAATGGTCATATTCTTTGGCGAAAGATAGCGTAAATGTGCTTTTAGAGACTTCGCCGATACCTATACAAAGCATAAAAAATGAAATTTTATCGCATGAGTTTGTGCTGGATACGCACGATATTCACCTTAGCGAAATTACGCATAATTTTTATGTTTTGACGGCTCATATCGTAATCGAGCGTGAAAATTTGGATAAATTTTCGCAAATTATATGCGAATTATCGCAAAATTTAATGCAAAATTTACATATCGCACACTGCACATTTCAGCCAGAGTGGAGTTGA
- a CDS encoding DUF3137 domain-containing protein has product MLYKFGDIEFALPLAIVIFGMSAMKYIMIDFIDADQPMTIKREIMPFLPLLILMYFADDITKFIPNFGYVLLTIFTILAMIMSFLLLVKFAKMDEIKKYKDLFKNRYLKDYLAKFGYEYQEKGTLDQIILKHSKLFNPSEISNINDKICGKIDKVEFVFCDLIIKKELKDALYFGVFFYAEFNKNIKSKTFIKSKDSKIKTAENLKKIVMDDTKFNHTFEVYSTDAINAMYILSPALMKRILSLKWHLNFPISISFVGSKIYIFIDTGKDNFEPNIDISAIKSDRIIKTELSHFLSIVKTLNLNTRIWKV; this is encoded by the coding sequence TTGTTATATAAATTTGGCGATATAGAATTTGCTTTGCCTTTGGCTATTGTAATTTTTGGTATGTCAGCGATGAAATATATAATGATAGATTTTATTGACGCAGACCAGCCTATGACCATAAAAAGAGAAATAATGCCATTTTTGCCACTGTTAATTTTAATGTATTTTGCTGATGATATAACCAAATTTATACCAAATTTCGGCTATGTATTGCTTACGATATTTACAATACTTGCTATGATTATGTCGTTTTTATTGCTTGTGAAATTCGCGAAAATGGACGAAATAAAAAAATACAAAGATTTATTCAAAAATAGATATTTAAAGGACTATCTTGCAAAATTTGGCTATGAATACCAAGAAAAAGGCACATTAGACCAAATAATTTTAAAACATAGTAAATTATTTAACCCGTCCGAAATTTCAAATATAAACGATAAAATTTGCGGGAAAATCGACAAGGTAGAATTTGTTTTTTGTGATTTAATTATCAAAAAAGAGCTAAAAGACGCGCTGTATTTTGGCGTGTTTTTTTATGCAGAATTTAACAAAAATATAAAATCAAAAACTTTCATAAAATCAAAAGACAGCAAGATAAAAACCGCGGAAAATTTGAAAAAAATCGTTATGGACGACACGAAATTTAACCACACTTTCGAAGTTTATAGCACAGATGCTATAAATGCTATGTATATATTAAGCCCTGCATTGATGAAGAGAATTTTAAGCCTAAAATGGCATTTAAATTTTCCGATTAGCATTAGCTTTGTGGGAAGCAAAATTTACATTTTTATCGATACAGGCAAGGATAATTTCGAGCCAAATATCGATATAAGTGCGATAAAATCGGATAGAATTATCAAAACAGAACTCTCGCACTTTTTATCTATCGTAAAAACTCTAAATTTAAATACAAGAATTTGGAAAGTGTGA